The Metabacillus litoralis genome contains a region encoding:
- a CDS encoding LacI family DNA-binding transcriptional regulator, whose translation MNVTIKDIANLAGVSYSTVSKALNDSDLVKPETKEKILKIAKELGYEPNFAAQRLVSKQTKTIGLVWPSIERATLSTLVTKINEEISKHSYSMILSINPIKTSFEMFKRFQVDGMIVFEENDETLTDQSLTSSIPTIAHGVAGNNVLPVIDVNWQQAMYDAVEYLYKLGHSKIAFIGDFTPVDRRQMEKFKGFQKAMKEFNLSVNAENLVNSGGLDWYDGYVATKKLLHSTYKPTALIGSSYDISSGIIRSLREENLIIPKDMSVIGYDNIPQMGTLETPLTSVGVPIDQLAVKIVDSLMKLINDKSSVPHVQIMTPEIVERASCSK comes from the coding sequence ATGAATGTAACAATTAAAGATATTGCAAATTTAGCAGGTGTAAGTTATTCTACCGTTTCAAAGGCTTTAAATGATAGTGATCTTGTTAAACCCGAAACAAAAGAGAAAATTTTAAAAATTGCTAAAGAATTAGGTTATGAACCTAATTTTGCTGCTCAACGCCTCGTTTCGAAGCAAACGAAAACAATCGGATTAGTTTGGCCTTCCATTGAAAGAGCTACTTTATCAACATTAGTCACAAAGATTAATGAAGAAATTAGCAAACATTCATACTCTATGATTTTATCTATTAATCCAATTAAAACATCATTCGAAATGTTTAAGCGCTTTCAAGTTGATGGAATGATTGTTTTTGAGGAAAATGATGAAACATTAACTGACCAATCTCTAACAAGCTCCATCCCTACCATTGCACATGGAGTGGCAGGAAATAATGTACTTCCTGTTATTGATGTTAATTGGCAGCAAGCAATGTATGATGCAGTTGAATACCTATACAAACTGGGACATAGTAAGATTGCGTTTATAGGTGATTTTACACCTGTTGATCGTAGACAGATGGAAAAATTTAAAGGATTTCAAAAAGCTATGAAGGAATTTAATTTATCAGTAAATGCAGAAAATCTTGTTAATTCAGGAGGTCTTGATTGGTATGACGGGTATGTGGCAACAAAAAAATTATTACACTCAACGTATAAGCCCACAGCTCTAATTGGAAGCAGTTATGACATCTCATCAGGAATTATTCGTAGTCTAAGAGAAGAAAACCTAATTATACCTAAAGATATGTCTGTTATCGGCTATGATAATATTCCACAAATGGGCACACTTGAAACTCCATTAACTAGTGTTGGGGTACCTATTGATCAATTAGCAGTTAAAATTGTTGATTCACTAATGAAGCTAATCAACGACAAATCATCTGTACCACATGTACAAATCATGACACCAGAAATTGTAGAGCGCGCATCTTGTTCGAAGTAA
- a CDS encoding response regulator transcription factor codes for MKAIIIDDEKHVRDGLLLLAEWKRLGIQEVFEASDGEEAKSMIVEHQPEIIFTDMNMPKLDGIQLLKWLKETEITSKTIVVSGYDDFHYMRNAITYGSFDYLLKPIEPDALNETLERAVNEWKKQAQKRESTKETTRVINEAKPFYWDHIFTTLISHTPPSPELIQKVQKEYGVNINGGQCTICLLLLNGRIVKRFEEDKNLAFFTILNICNELVRNDQSGFCFKNGNQKDEIVILLWKHKNEVKLMESIQKEIERFTNTKAVIAIGKPSGKLEEAYHFAQKTLLKHNMVDVHKKNHIMTYEDITSRPLLHLFDYAEKIKWTIQSGSIDQMDEVINDIFHKLESQHFLSFEQIQDWENQFEVLRKNWLKEYQLSEETTYYNGQDYWDEDGTFSFTKFKEEKTKEFHELIELLNHVKYQKEKNSIQEIEAFLRENYDKDFTLQEIADRFFLSREYISRKFKHQYNETITNYMTTIRIDKAKELLENPHLKVYEISFKVGYQNEKYFSKVFKKVVGMTPNEYRVKVADH; via the coding sequence ATGAAAGCAATCATAATTGATGATGAAAAACATGTAAGAGACGGTCTTCTTTTGTTAGCAGAATGGAAGCGATTAGGAATTCAAGAAGTGTTTGAAGCAAGTGATGGGGAAGAAGCGAAAAGTATGATAGTAGAACATCAGCCAGAGATTATTTTTACCGATATGAACATGCCAAAATTAGATGGAATTCAGCTTCTAAAATGGCTGAAAGAAACTGAAATAACGAGTAAAACAATTGTGGTTAGCGGTTATGATGATTTCCACTATATGAGAAATGCAATTACGTACGGAAGCTTTGATTATTTGTTAAAGCCTATTGAACCAGATGCTCTTAACGAAACTTTAGAAAGAGCAGTGAATGAGTGGAAAAAGCAAGCGCAAAAAAGGGAATCAACTAAGGAAACAACAAGAGTGATCAATGAAGCAAAGCCGTTCTATTGGGATCATATTTTCACAACTCTTATTTCACACACACCTCCATCACCTGAGCTTATTCAAAAAGTTCAAAAAGAATATGGTGTGAATATTAATGGGGGACAGTGTACAATTTGCTTGTTATTGTTAAATGGTAGAATTGTCAAAAGGTTTGAAGAAGATAAGAATCTAGCATTTTTTACAATATTGAATATTTGCAATGAATTAGTTCGTAATGACCAAAGCGGCTTTTGTTTTAAGAATGGGAACCAAAAAGACGAAATTGTTATTCTATTATGGAAGCATAAAAACGAAGTAAAACTTATGGAAAGTATTCAAAAGGAAATTGAGAGGTTTACTAATACGAAAGCAGTTATTGCAATTGGGAAGCCATCTGGAAAATTAGAGGAAGCTTATCATTTTGCACAAAAAACGTTATTAAAACACAATATGGTAGATGTTCATAAGAAAAATCACATTATGACGTATGAGGATATCACATCAAGACCATTACTGCATCTTTTTGATTATGCTGAAAAAATAAAGTGGACAATACAAAGTGGAAGTATTGACCAAATGGATGAAGTGATAAATGACATTTTCCACAAGCTAGAATCTCAGCATTTTCTTTCATTTGAGCAAATTCAGGACTGGGAAAATCAATTCGAAGTGCTGCGTAAAAATTGGTTAAAAGAATATCAGCTTAGTGAAGAAACCACCTATTACAATGGGCAAGATTATTGGGATGAAGACGGAACCTTTTCATTCACAAAATTTAAGGAAGAGAAAACAAAGGAATTCCACGAATTAATTGAGCTTTTGAATCATGTGAAATATCAAAAAGAAAAGAATAGTATTCAAGAAATAGAAGCGTTCTTGAGGGAAAACTATGACAAGGATTTCACTCTGCAGGAAATTGCTGATCGTTTCTTTTTAAGTCGTGAATATATATCAAGGAAATTTAAGCATCAATACAACGAAACCATTACAAACTATATGACAACAATACGAATTGATAAAGCAAAGGAGCTTCTAGAAAACCCGCATCTAAAAGTTTATGAAATATCGTTTAAAGTTGGTTATCAGAATGAAAAGTATTTTAGCAAAGTGTTTAAAAAGGTCGTTGGGATGACTCCGAATGAATACCGGGTGAAGGTAGCAGACCATTAA
- a CDS encoding glycoside hydrolase family 32 protein yields the protein MNKDKQLRQEVAEEIENHRNLVKQDPYRLHYHLMPPVGLLNDPNGFIQMNGEYHLYYQWMPFKTGHGAKFWGHYSSKDLVNWKHEEIALTPSEWFEKNGCYSGSAIEHDGHFYVFYTGNVKNERGERETYQCLAVSKDGIHYEKKGPVVTLPEGFTAHFRDPKVWQQDELFFMVVGAQTKDLKGSVVLLKSNDLFNWDYVGILAGGGEGKLGDFGYMFECPDLFNLEGKDILIFSPQGLEPKGMNYQNVYQAGYVVGHFNSQTGAYDHQLFEELDRGFDFYAPQTTIDTHGRRLLFAWMSVPDQNEQEHPTIEYKWIHNMTLPRELNLIDGKIHQTPVKELEHLRDSEMISYSVKLNKESRELDGISGKTIELMLDQIEVDEGWMEISISDAGRLIYSSDQKIFTFERKSYVDGTTEKRQCKLEELNSLRLFIDTSSIEIFINNGKETFTSRFFPNPADQHISFSASKEVSFTVNKWNLG from the coding sequence TTGAATAAAGACAAACAACTACGTCAAGAAGTTGCCGAAGAAATCGAAAACCATCGTAACCTTGTTAAGCAGGATCCATATCGCTTGCATTATCACCTTATGCCACCTGTAGGGTTATTAAATGATCCAAATGGTTTCATTCAAATGAATGGAGAGTATCATCTTTATTATCAATGGATGCCATTTAAAACAGGGCATGGAGCAAAATTCTGGGGACATTATTCTTCAAAAGATTTAGTGAATTGGAAGCATGAAGAAATTGCACTTACTCCATCAGAATGGTTTGAAAAAAATGGTTGTTATTCAGGAAGTGCGATCGAGCATGATGGCCATTTTTATGTTTTTTATACTGGGAATGTCAAGAATGAACGGGGAGAACGTGAAACCTATCAATGCTTGGCTGTTTCAAAAGATGGCATTCATTATGAAAAGAAAGGCCCGGTCGTTACCTTACCAGAAGGCTTTACCGCTCATTTTCGTGATCCTAAAGTATGGCAACAAGATGAGTTGTTTTTTATGGTGGTAGGAGCTCAAACCAAAGACTTAAAAGGCTCAGTTGTATTACTTAAATCTAATGATCTCTTCAACTGGGATTATGTCGGAATACTAGCAGGTGGAGGGGAAGGAAAACTGGGTGACTTTGGCTATATGTTTGAATGTCCAGATTTATTCAATCTTGAGGGAAAGGATATCCTTATTTTCTCTCCACAAGGCTTAGAGCCAAAGGGGATGAACTACCAAAATGTATATCAGGCTGGCTATGTGGTTGGACATTTTAACAGCCAAACTGGTGCGTATGATCATCAACTTTTTGAAGAGCTTGACCGAGGGTTTGATTTTTATGCTCCGCAAACTACTATTGATACTCATGGTAGAAGACTTCTCTTTGCATGGATGAGTGTACCAGACCAGAACGAGCAGGAACACCCGACTATTGAATACAAATGGATCCATAATATGACTCTTCCACGCGAACTAAATTTGATTGATGGAAAGATTCATCAAACACCTGTTAAAGAATTAGAACATTTAAGAGACAGTGAAATGATAAGCTATTCGGTGAAGCTGAATAAGGAAAGTAGAGAATTAGACGGCATTAGTGGAAAAACAATAGAGTTAATGTTAGATCAAATTGAAGTAGATGAGGGTTGGATGGAAATATCTATAAGTGATGCCGGAAGATTGATCTATTCCTCAGATCAAAAAATATTTACATTTGAAAGAAAAAGCTATGTTGACGGAACAACTGAAAAACGTCAGTGTAAGCTTGAGGAATTGAATTCACTTAGACTATTTATTGATACATCATCAATTGAAATTTTTATTAATAATGGAAAAGAGACATTTACTTCTCGTTTTTTCCCTAATCCTGCAGACCAGCATATTTCATTTTCTGCTTCTAAGGAAGTAAGCTTTACTGTGAATAAGTGGAATCTAGGGTAA
- a CDS encoding aminoimidazole riboside kinase: MRSGVISLGEALIDFIPLDKQNNHYQKSPGGAPANVAVGISRLGLKSTFLGKVGDDVLGKFLYETLENHHVRVNQMVFTSEHKTGVVFVTNAEDGERSFDFYINPSADRFLESKEIDKEDFVNHKIFHFGSISMISDSSKEATKYGVELAKKNNMIVSYDPNLRLDLWDSEKTARETIKSMINFADILKISEEELTFITGEKEIVRGIEVMKSYDIPLLIVTMGALGSYVCTSDGYEHVPALKVDAVDTTGAGDAFVSGILYSINEYDGDIRTLSLEKAVEMARFASISGALAASTKGAMTALPTLEQIKMLLAKVGGNVE; encoded by the coding sequence ATGAGAAGTGGAGTTATTTCCTTAGGTGAGGCACTCATTGATTTCATTCCGTTAGATAAACAAAATAATCATTATCAAAAAAGTCCAGGAGGTGCACCAGCCAATGTAGCTGTTGGAATATCGAGGCTAGGTTTAAAGTCAACCTTCTTAGGAAAAGTAGGAGATGATGTTCTAGGTAAGTTTCTTTACGAAACACTAGAAAATCATCATGTACGAGTTAATCAAATGGTATTTACTTCAGAGCATAAAACAGGTGTTGTGTTTGTAACAAATGCTGAAGATGGAGAACGTAGCTTTGATTTTTATATAAACCCAAGTGCAGATCGGTTTCTTGAGTCAAAAGAAATAGATAAGGAGGATTTTGTTAATCATAAAATCTTTCACTTTGGTTCAATATCAATGATCAGTGATTCGTCAAAGGAAGCGACCAAGTACGGAGTTGAGCTCGCTAAAAAGAACAATATGATCGTTTCTTACGATCCTAATTTACGTTTGGATCTTTGGGACTCCGAAAAAACAGCGAGAGAAACCATTAAAAGCATGATAAACTTTGCAGATATTCTTAAAATCTCGGAAGAAGAATTAACATTCATTACTGGGGAAAAAGAGATTGTCAGAGGTATAGAAGTCATGAAAAGCTATGACATTCCATTACTCATTGTGACAATGGGAGCTTTAGGTAGCTATGTATGTACTTCCGATGGATACGAACATGTACCAGCATTAAAGGTGGACGCTGTTGACACAACAGGTGCCGGTGATGCTTTTGTTTCTGGAATTTTATACTCGATCAATGAGTATGACGGAGACATTCGTACACTCTCATTAGAAAAAGCAGTAGAGATGGCTAGATTTGCTTCGATATCGGGTGCACTTGCTGCTTCAACAAAAGGGGCTATGACAGCTCTACCAACGTTAGAGCAGATAAAAATGCTACTAGCAAAAGTGGGTGGGAACGTTGAATAA
- a CDS encoding sucrose-specific PTS transporter subunit IIBC, giving the protein MNHREVAEQLVAKLGGKNNVISAAHCATRLRLVIEDENSIDKNGIEELEGVKGAFSSSGQFQIIFGTGTVNKVYQHFAPLVGASMEDESTNKGESHSDAAKRKMNPFARFARTLSNIFVPIIPAIVAAGMLMGLLGLMKTYNWVDPESALFVMLDMFSSAAFIILPILIGFSAAKEFGANGYLGAVIGGIMIHPSLLNPWGLTDAVPSTLDFFGFGVEMLGYQGTVIPVLLTVYIMAKVEKGLRKIVPNAIDLLVTPFITVIFTGFVALLIIGPIGRVLGNGITTVLDVVYSTAGPIAGLVFGGLYSTIVLTGVHHSFHAIEAELLANVGGNYLLPIWAMANVAHGGAALAVLFKTKNKKIKGIAGPAALSAFLGITEPAIFGVNLKYRRPFIAAAIGGALGGAYVVFTNVMANGIGLTGIPQFAIVQDPLNYGIGFLIATIGAFIATLLLGWKEEK; this is encoded by the coding sequence ATGAATCATCGTGAAGTGGCAGAACAACTTGTTGCGAAGCTTGGAGGCAAAAATAATGTAATAAGTGCTGCTCATTGTGCAACACGTCTTCGTCTAGTAATTGAGGATGAAAATTCAATTGATAAAAACGGGATTGAGGAACTAGAAGGAGTAAAAGGAGCATTTTCAAGTTCTGGTCAATTTCAAATTATATTTGGTACAGGAACGGTTAATAAAGTGTATCAACACTTTGCTCCATTAGTCGGAGCTTCAATGGAAGATGAATCAACTAACAAAGGGGAATCTCATAGCGATGCGGCTAAAAGAAAAATGAACCCTTTTGCTCGTTTTGCTCGAACTTTATCTAATATATTTGTTCCAATTATTCCTGCAATTGTTGCAGCGGGTATGTTAATGGGTCTTTTAGGATTAATGAAAACGTATAACTGGGTAGACCCAGAAAGTGCTTTATTCGTCATGCTAGATATGTTCTCATCTGCAGCTTTCATTATTCTGCCAATCTTAATAGGCTTTAGTGCAGCAAAAGAATTTGGAGCTAATGGTTACCTTGGAGCAGTTATTGGTGGGATTATGATCCATCCTTCCCTTCTAAATCCGTGGGGATTAACAGATGCTGTCCCTTCTACACTTGACTTTTTTGGTTTTGGAGTTGAAATGCTAGGGTATCAGGGAACTGTTATTCCTGTTCTATTAACTGTTTATATTATGGCTAAAGTAGAAAAAGGCTTACGTAAAATTGTTCCAAATGCAATTGATTTATTAGTAACACCTTTTATAACTGTTATTTTTACAGGTTTTGTTGCCCTGCTTATCATTGGTCCAATTGGAAGAGTACTAGGAAATGGGATCACAACAGTATTAGATGTAGTTTATAGTACAGCTGGACCAATTGCCGGGTTAGTATTTGGCGGACTTTACTCAACTATTGTTTTAACTGGTGTTCATCACAGCTTCCATGCCATTGAAGCAGAGCTATTAGCTAATGTAGGAGGTAACTATTTACTCCCAATTTGGGCGATGGCAAACGTTGCCCATGGGGGAGCAGCATTGGCCGTATTATTCAAAACAAAGAATAAAAAAATCAAGGGAATTGCAGGTCCCGCAGCTTTATCTGCCTTTTTAGGCATAACTGAGCCAGCAATTTTCGGTGTGAACCTAAAGTACAGAAGACCTTTTATTGCTGCAGCTATTGGTGGAGCTCTTGGCGGAGCATACGTTGTGTTCACGAATGTAATGGCTAACGGAATTGGTTTAACAGGCATCCCACAGTTTGCCATTGTCCAGGATCCACTTAATTATGGAATTGGTTTTCTTATTGCAACAATAGGTGCTTTTATCGCAACCTTATTATTAGGTTGGAAGGAAGAAAAATAA
- a CDS encoding PRD domain-containing protein, with product MRIFRILNNNAVVVIDGPQEKIVMGNGIAFQKSRNDIVPKNKIEKIFVLHEASSEKFQQLLATLPEEHIELAENIISYAEGYLSSPLSDHIHIALTDHLSFALERIKQGIPIKNKLLNEIKMLYKSEFEIGLWAKKEISSKLGIEIPEDEVAHIALHIHTAKLDAPSMSESLKQASILSDFVQQVEEFVGEKIEESSINYQRLITHLRFALNRISLGEKFDPIDQDMMDLIQGKYQTAYSYSRKILDKLSKEYEIEFPESEVAYIAIHIQRLLK from the coding sequence ATGCGGATCTTCAGAATTTTGAACAACAATGCCGTAGTAGTAATTGATGGGCCACAGGAGAAAATTGTTATGGGAAATGGTATCGCTTTTCAAAAAAGTAGAAATGATATTGTTCCTAAAAATAAGATTGAAAAAATATTTGTATTACACGAGGCATCCTCTGAGAAGTTCCAGCAATTATTAGCTACCTTACCAGAAGAGCATATTGAGCTAGCTGAAAATATTATTAGTTATGCAGAAGGATACCTAAGTTCACCACTTAGTGATCATATTCATATTGCTTTAACTGATCATCTTTCATTTGCATTAGAAAGAATTAAGCAGGGTATACCTATCAAAAATAAACTATTAAATGAAATAAAGATGCTTTATAAAAGCGAATTTGAAATAGGTTTGTGGGCAAAGAAAGAAATTAGTAGTAAGCTCGGAATTGAAATTCCTGAGGATGAGGTTGCGCATATCGCTCTTCATATTCATACAGCTAAATTGGATGCTCCTTCTATGAGTGAATCTTTAAAGCAAGCATCTATTTTAAGTGATTTTGTTCAACAAGTTGAAGAATTCGTTGGAGAAAAGATCGAGGAATCTTCAATCAATTATCAGAGACTTATTACACATCTTCGCTTTGCCTTAAATCGGATTTCTTTAGGAGAAAAATTTGACCCGATTGACCAAGATATGATGGACCTCATACAAGGTAAATATCAAACAGCATATTCCTATTCAAGAAAAATATTAGACAAGTTGAGTAAAGAATATGAGATTGAATTTCCAGAATCAGAGGTAGCATATATTGCGATACACATTCAAAGGCTATTAAAATAA
- a CDS encoding UxaA family hydrolase has translation MFVHVDERDNVLVALKNFSKGEEIKVLGHSLVLQDDISEGHKIALNNIRVGEDVLKYGFPIGKAKLDITSGQWVHTHNVQTKLEGTLEYSYKPKKQKNSTGTTETRTFQGYVRTNGDVGIRNEIWVINTVGCINKVAEQLVKLAEKSLDTSGTDGVFHYPHPFGCSQLGDDLENTQKILRNLVQHPNAAGVLVLGLGCENNHIKAFTDVLGEFDEERVKFLAVQEVEDELDEGISIIEDLITYANRFKREAVSVSKLKVGLKCGGSDGLSGITANPLVGAFSDKVIAHGGSTVLTEVPEMFGAETILMERAVNEEVFSKTVSLVNDFKEYFIKHDQVVYENPSPGNKEGGITTLEEKSLGCVQKGGFSEVVDVLPYGGRINKPGLTLLQGPGNDLVSVTSLAASGAHIVLFTTGRGTPFGGPVPTVKISTNNKLFEKKRNWIDFNAGELITGKDKETLADELFEYIIKLASGDEKARNEEFGFKEIAIFKDGVIL, from the coding sequence ATGTTTGTACATGTAGATGAAAGAGATAATGTCCTCGTTGCTTTAAAGAACTTTAGCAAGGGAGAAGAGATAAAAGTTCTTGGTCATTCATTGGTACTTCAAGATGACATTTCTGAGGGACATAAAATTGCGCTTAATAATATAAGGGTAGGGGAAGATGTATTAAAATATGGCTTTCCTATCGGTAAAGCTAAACTAGATATTACTTCAGGACAATGGGTTCATACACATAATGTCCAAACTAAGCTTGAAGGTACATTGGAGTATTCATATAAGCCAAAAAAACAGAAGAATTCGACAGGAACAACTGAAACAAGAACCTTTCAAGGGTATGTACGCACAAACGGAGATGTTGGAATTCGAAATGAGATTTGGGTTATTAACACAGTTGGATGTATTAACAAGGTAGCTGAGCAGTTGGTAAAACTTGCTGAAAAATCGTTAGATACATCTGGTACGGATGGTGTTTTCCATTATCCACATCCATTTGGCTGTTCACAACTTGGTGATGATTTAGAAAATACTCAGAAGATCTTAAGAAATCTAGTGCAACACCCTAATGCAGCAGGTGTACTTGTTTTAGGCTTAGGATGTGAAAATAACCATATTAAAGCATTCACAGATGTACTGGGTGAATTTGACGAGGAACGTGTGAAATTTTTGGCTGTTCAAGAAGTTGAAGATGAATTAGATGAAGGAATTTCAATTATTGAAGATCTTATCACGTATGCTAATCGCTTTAAGAGAGAAGCGGTTTCTGTTTCTAAGCTAAAGGTGGGATTAAAATGTGGAGGTTCTGACGGCCTTTCTGGCATAACAGCAAATCCGTTAGTAGGAGCATTCTCTGACAAAGTTATTGCACATGGAGGTTCAACCGTTCTGACAGAAGTACCGGAAATGTTTGGTGCAGAGACAATTTTAATGGAACGTGCTGTAAATGAAGAAGTATTTTCTAAAACGGTTTCATTGGTAAATGACTTTAAAGAATACTTTATAAAGCATGATCAAGTGGTATATGAAAATCCTTCTCCTGGGAACAAGGAAGGAGGAATTACAACATTAGAGGAAAAATCTCTAGGTTGTGTACAAAAGGGAGGCTTTTCCGAAGTTGTTGATGTACTGCCATATGGCGGGAGAATTAATAAGCCCGGACTAACATTACTTCAAGGACCTGGTAATGATTTAGTTTCTGTTACCTCACTCGCTGCATCTGGAGCCCATATTGTGTTATTTACGACTGGTAGAGGTACTCCATTTGGTGGACCGGTTCCTACAGTGAAAATATCGACGAATAATAAACTTTTTGAAAAAAAACGAAATTGGATTGATTTTAACGCAGGTGAACTCATTACAGGTAAAGACAAGGAAACGTTAGCAGATGAATTGTTTGAGTATATCATCAAACTTGCTTCAGGTGATGAGAAGGCACGTAATGAAGAGTTCGGATTTAAAGAAATTGCCATTTTTAAAGATGGCGTTATTCTATAA
- a CDS encoding tagaturonate reductase, whose translation MDQLCRKTLLENQHLTERAEVDLTNDLPERILQFGEGNFLRGFVDWMVNEMNKQGIFNGRVIAIQPTPHGKVVPKLNAQDGLYTLVQQGIKDGKTVNKCEVITSISRGINPYENWDEVLKAAESPSIQFVFSNTTEAGLTYLAEEFIPDASPLSFPGKLTAVLYHRYRVFNGSEDSGLTIIPCELVEENANVLREIVLKIANDWELPQEFIQWVEQNNRFCNTLVDRIVPGYPKENIDTFTEMLGYEDQLLAVCEPYHLFVIDGDKTISESIPFHQAGLQVKWGDVTPYRQLKVGLLNAPHTMMYSLGYLSGLNTVYEVMENSELFSFVENAIKDEIKTVLSFETKVLDEFTNSVLDRFKNPFVKHYLVDLGQNAVSKYKARVLPLFFEYLDKQNKIPVHMVFSLSGLIAYYRPIRVDGDEHMVGNRDLQEYQIRDSKDAVKTFAEAWNQYDGTSESLNKVVSIILSDEKLWGRSLVEISLLKEMVVNHLEDMVTLGVQKSLERFYLKN comes from the coding sequence ATGGATCAATTATGTCGCAAAACGTTACTTGAAAATCAACACTTAACTGAAAGAGCGGAAGTTGATTTAACAAATGATCTACCAGAACGTATTCTCCAATTTGGAGAAGGAAATTTCCTAAGAGGCTTCGTTGATTGGATGGTCAATGAGATGAATAAACAAGGAATTTTCAATGGTAGAGTTATAGCTATTCAACCAACACCTCATGGAAAAGTTGTGCCAAAGCTTAACGCACAGGATGGTCTTTATACACTTGTGCAACAAGGAATTAAAGATGGGAAAACAGTTAATAAATGTGAAGTGATTACTTCTATTAGTCGGGGAATTAATCCTTATGAAAATTGGGATGAAGTGCTAAAAGCTGCAGAATCTCCTTCTATACAGTTTGTTTTTTCAAATACAACTGAAGCCGGACTAACGTATCTGGCGGAAGAGTTCATACCCGATGCTTCACCACTTTCTTTCCCTGGGAAATTAACAGCGGTTCTTTATCATCGTTACAGAGTATTTAACGGATCAGAGGATAGTGGACTTACAATAATACCTTGTGAGTTAGTAGAAGAAAATGCAAATGTTTTAAGGGAAATTGTTTTGAAAATAGCAAATGATTGGGAGCTTCCACAAGAATTTATTCAATGGGTTGAACAGAATAATCGATTTTGCAACACACTTGTAGACCGGATTGTACCTGGTTATCCGAAGGAAAATATTGATACTTTTACGGAAATGTTAGGTTACGAAGATCAGCTTCTTGCTGTTTGCGAACCATACCATTTGTTTGTCATTGATGGGGATAAAACGATTAGTGAGAGTATTCCGTTTCATCAAGCTGGTTTACAAGTGAAGTGGGGAGATGTGACACCATACCGTCAATTAAAAGTTGGTTTATTAAATGCTCCTCATACAATGATGTACTCACTTGGGTATTTATCTGGATTAAATACAGTTTATGAAGTAATGGAGAATTCGGAGCTATTTTCTTTTGTTGAAAATGCGATAAAGGATGAAATAAAAACGGTGCTTTCGTTTGAAACGAAAGTATTGGATGAGTTTACAAACTCGGTACTTGACCGTTTTAAAAATCCGTTTGTAAAACACTATTTAGTGGACTTAGGTCAAAATGCTGTCTCTAAATATAAAGCAAGAGTGTTGCCGCTTTTCTTTGAATATCTAGATAAACAAAATAAAATACCAGTTCATATGGTGTTTTCTCTTAGTGGGTTAATTGCCTATTATCGACCAATCAGAGTTGATGGGGATGAACATATGGTTGGAAATAGAGATCTCCAGGAATACCAAATTCGCGATAGCAAAGATGCGGTCAAGACGTTTGCCGAGGCGTGGAATCAATATGATGGAACAAGTGAGTCCCTTAATAAAGTGGTTTCAATCATATTGTCTGATGAAAAGCTATGGGGACGTAGTTTAGTAGAAATTTCTCTTCTTAAAGAAATGGTTGTTAATCACTTAGAAGATATGGTTACTTTAGGAGTTCAAAAAAGTCTCGAGAGATTTTATTTGAAAAATTAA